One region of Labrus bergylta chromosome 23, fLabBer1.1, whole genome shotgun sequence genomic DNA includes:
- the syt10 gene encoding synaptotagmin-10 isoform X2, translating to MNHRPPGSSGVQWLNRRDMSVRTDDSITLCQRALHIISELCLTGHVDREKCADIFPLESTIPDISISLLAVVVGFCGLALLVVSLFVFWKLCWPLWRSKTLTNHAENGLRVGFPEVPQPNSPPVNECKALEAERKYPLEVKMNGRSSVKLLEAAMKISQTSPDIPAEVQTALREKLSQQAKIQRQTTEPTSSSRHNSFRRHLPRQMNVNSFDFSMDTVPLRQSSTVSIGRIKPELYKQKSVDSEGEEKEPVETCGKLSFSLQYDYEEQSLVVRILKALDLPAKDFTGTSDPYVKIYLLPERKKKFQTRVHRKNLNPTFDEAFCFPVAYDEVCNRKLHFSVYDFDRFTSHDMIGEVVVDNLFELSDLSREAVVWKDIHAATTESVDLGEIMYSLCYLPTAGRMTLTVIKCRNLKAMDITGSSDPYVKVYLICDGRRLKKRKTTTKKSTLNPVYNEAIIFDIPPENVEQVSLSIMVMDYDRVGHNEVIGVCRTGPDAEGLGRDHWNEMLAYPRKPITHWHALGEWPGRATSFESQGSCPSPKPPQTP from the exons ATGAACCACCGACCGCCTGGCTCTTCCGGCGTGCAATGGCTTAACAGGAGAGACATGAGTGTCCGGACGGATGACAGCATCACCTTGTGCCAAAGGGCTCTCCATATCATTTCGGAACTTTGTCTCACGGGACACGTAGACAGGGAGAAATGTGCGGATATATTTCCACTGGAGAGCACCATACCAG ACATCTCTATTAGTCTGCTTGCTGTGGTCGTGGGTTTCTGTGGCCTCGCCCTGTTGGTAGtatctctctttgtcttttggaAGCTGTGCTGGCCCCTCTGGAGGAGCAAGACTCTGACAAACCACGCTGAAAATGGCCTCCGCGTGGGTTTCCCCGAGGTCCCACAGCCAAACTCCCCTCCGGTTAACGAGTGTAAAGCATTGGAGGCTGAGAGGAAGTACCCGCTGGAGGTGAAGATGAATGGGCGGAGCTCTGTAAAGCTCCTAGAGGCGGCCATGAAGATCAGCCAGACGTCTCCAGACATCCCAGCGGAGGTGCAAACAGCCCTGAGGGAGAAGCTGAGCCAACAGGCGAAGATCCAGAGGCAGACCACAGAGCCAACGTCCTCCTCCAG ACACAATTCATTCCGGCGCCACCTGCCTCGTCAGATGAATGTCAACAGCTTTGACTTCAGCATGGACACAGTACCTCTTCGGCAATCTTCAACAGTGAGCATTGGAAGAATAAAACCAGAACTCTACAAGCAGAAATCTGTGGACTCAGAGGGTGAGGAAAAAGAGCCTGTAGAGACTTGTGGGAAGCTCAGCTTCTCACTGCAGTACGACTATGAGGAACAATCATTGGTAGTAAGAATCCTTAAGGCCTTGGACCTACCTGCTAAAGACTTCACGGGCACCTCCGACCCGTACGTGAAGATCTACCTGTTaccagagagaaagaagaagttCCAGACACGAGTCCATCGCAAGAATCTGAACCCCACGTTTGATGAGGCTTTCTGTTTCCCCGTGGCGTATGATGAGGTTTGCAACCGCAAGCTGCACTTCAGTGTCTATGACTTTGACCGCTTCACCAGCCACGATATGATTGGTGAGGTGGTGGTGGACAACCTCTTTGAACTCTCAGATCTTTCCAGGGAGGCAGTGGTTTGGAAGGATATTCATGCAGCAACTACG GAGAGTGTTGACCTGGGAGAGATCATGTACTCGTTGTGCTACCTCCCCACAGCAGGGAGAATGACCCTAACAGTCATCAAATGCAGAAACCTCAAAGCCATGGACATCACAGGCTCTTCAG ATCCTTATGTGAAGGTTTACCTGATATGTGATGGACGAAGACTGAAAAAGCGGAAAACGACAACCAAGAAAAGCACACTTAATCCAGTATACAACGAGGCCATCATCTTTGACATCCCCCCAGAGAACGTGGAACAAGTCAGTCTGTCCATCATGGTGATGGATTATGATCG GGTTGGACACAATGAGGTGATAGGCGTGTGTCGCACCGGGCCAGATGCCGAGGGTCTTGGACGGGATCACTGGAATGAAATGTTGGCTTATCCGCGGAAGCCCATCACACACTGGCACGCTCTAGGAGAG
- the syt10 gene encoding synaptotagmin-10 isoform X1 — translation MNHRPPGSSGVQWLNRRDMSVRTDDSITLCQRALHIISELCLTGHVDREKCADIFPLESTIPGKGHADISISLLAVVVGFCGLALLVVSLFVFWKLCWPLWRSKTLTNHAENGLRVGFPEVPQPNSPPVNECKALEAERKYPLEVKMNGRSSVKLLEAAMKISQTSPDIPAEVQTALREKLSQQAKIQRQTTEPTSSSRHNSFRRHLPRQMNVNSFDFSMDTVPLRQSSTVSIGRIKPELYKQKSVDSEGEEKEPVETCGKLSFSLQYDYEEQSLVVRILKALDLPAKDFTGTSDPYVKIYLLPERKKKFQTRVHRKNLNPTFDEAFCFPVAYDEVCNRKLHFSVYDFDRFTSHDMIGEVVVDNLFELSDLSREAVVWKDIHAATTESVDLGEIMYSLCYLPTAGRMTLTVIKCRNLKAMDITGSSDPYVKVYLICDGRRLKKRKTTTKKSTLNPVYNEAIIFDIPPENVEQVSLSIMVMDYDRVGHNEVIGVCRTGPDAEGLGRDHWNEMLAYPRKPITHWHALGEWPGRATSFESQGSCPSPKPPQTP, via the exons ATGAACCACCGACCGCCTGGCTCTTCCGGCGTGCAATGGCTTAACAGGAGAGACATGAGTGTCCGGACGGATGACAGCATCACCTTGTGCCAAAGGGCTCTCCATATCATTTCGGAACTTTGTCTCACGGGACACGTAGACAGGGAGAAATGTGCGGATATATTTCCACTGGAGAGCACCATACCAGGTAAAGGACACGCAG ACATCTCTATTAGTCTGCTTGCTGTGGTCGTGGGTTTCTGTGGCCTCGCCCTGTTGGTAGtatctctctttgtcttttggaAGCTGTGCTGGCCCCTCTGGAGGAGCAAGACTCTGACAAACCACGCTGAAAATGGCCTCCGCGTGGGTTTCCCCGAGGTCCCACAGCCAAACTCCCCTCCGGTTAACGAGTGTAAAGCATTGGAGGCTGAGAGGAAGTACCCGCTGGAGGTGAAGATGAATGGGCGGAGCTCTGTAAAGCTCCTAGAGGCGGCCATGAAGATCAGCCAGACGTCTCCAGACATCCCAGCGGAGGTGCAAACAGCCCTGAGGGAGAAGCTGAGCCAACAGGCGAAGATCCAGAGGCAGACCACAGAGCCAACGTCCTCCTCCAG ACACAATTCATTCCGGCGCCACCTGCCTCGTCAGATGAATGTCAACAGCTTTGACTTCAGCATGGACACAGTACCTCTTCGGCAATCTTCAACAGTGAGCATTGGAAGAATAAAACCAGAACTCTACAAGCAGAAATCTGTGGACTCAGAGGGTGAGGAAAAAGAGCCTGTAGAGACTTGTGGGAAGCTCAGCTTCTCACTGCAGTACGACTATGAGGAACAATCATTGGTAGTAAGAATCCTTAAGGCCTTGGACCTACCTGCTAAAGACTTCACGGGCACCTCCGACCCGTACGTGAAGATCTACCTGTTaccagagagaaagaagaagttCCAGACACGAGTCCATCGCAAGAATCTGAACCCCACGTTTGATGAGGCTTTCTGTTTCCCCGTGGCGTATGATGAGGTTTGCAACCGCAAGCTGCACTTCAGTGTCTATGACTTTGACCGCTTCACCAGCCACGATATGATTGGTGAGGTGGTGGTGGACAACCTCTTTGAACTCTCAGATCTTTCCAGGGAGGCAGTGGTTTGGAAGGATATTCATGCAGCAACTACG GAGAGTGTTGACCTGGGAGAGATCATGTACTCGTTGTGCTACCTCCCCACAGCAGGGAGAATGACCCTAACAGTCATCAAATGCAGAAACCTCAAAGCCATGGACATCACAGGCTCTTCAG ATCCTTATGTGAAGGTTTACCTGATATGTGATGGACGAAGACTGAAAAAGCGGAAAACGACAACCAAGAAAAGCACACTTAATCCAGTATACAACGAGGCCATCATCTTTGACATCCCCCCAGAGAACGTGGAACAAGTCAGTCTGTCCATCATGGTGATGGATTATGATCG GGTTGGACACAATGAGGTGATAGGCGTGTGTCGCACCGGGCCAGATGCCGAGGGTCTTGGACGGGATCACTGGAATGAAATGTTGGCTTATCCGCGGAAGCCCATCACACACTGGCACGCTCTAGGAGAG